A single window of Flavobacterium aestivum DNA harbors:
- the rmuC gene encoding DNA recombination protein RmuC produces the protein MLTTLPLLLVFIIALAIGVFIGKLIFSARFQSEKVSLEEKLIALNSQISQQKEQFLLDKNTFEKQLELSNSEKENIRNEKDSLAIQLSKKEVDFENLWERNKEQKEEVEKLQEKFTKEFENLANKILDEKSNKFTEQNKENMKSILSPLQDKIQLFEKKVEDTHKESIDYHAALRQQILGLREMNIQMSKETINLTKALKGDSKMQGNWGELVLERVLEKSGLEKGREYEVQQSHINGDGQRVYPDVVINLPDGKKMVVDSKVSLTAYEKYINEDDDVAKTGYLKEHVNSIKRHVEQLGDKNYQDLYQIESPDFVLLFIPMEPAFAIALNEDTSLYNKAFEKNIVIVTPSTLLATLRTIDSMWTNQKQQENAFEIARQAGALYDKFEGFVADLIKIGKKIDESKVEYQGAMNKLVDGKGNLIISIEKLKKMGAKAKKALPDSILKRAETDENSLIN, from the coding sequence ATGTTAACGACTCTTCCTCTGTTATTGGTTTTTATTATCGCTCTCGCAATAGGTGTTTTTATTGGCAAACTCATATTTTCTGCCCGATTTCAGTCGGAAAAAGTAAGTTTGGAAGAGAAGCTAATCGCGCTTAATTCGCAAATCAGTCAACAAAAAGAACAATTTTTATTAGATAAAAACACTTTCGAAAAGCAATTGGAATTATCCAATTCCGAAAAAGAAAATATCCGAAACGAAAAAGACAGTCTGGCTATTCAACTATCTAAAAAAGAAGTTGATTTTGAAAATCTTTGGGAACGCAACAAGGAACAAAAAGAAGAAGTTGAAAAACTTCAAGAAAAATTCACCAAAGAATTCGAAAACCTCGCCAATAAAATATTAGACGAGAAATCGAATAAGTTTACCGAGCAAAACAAAGAAAACATGAAAAGCATCTTGTCTCCACTACAAGATAAAATTCAGTTATTCGAAAAGAAAGTCGAAGACACACATAAAGAAAGTATTGATTATCATGCTGCTTTACGCCAACAAATACTTGGTTTACGCGAAATGAATATTCAAATGAGTAAGGAAACCATCAACTTGACAAAAGCGCTAAAAGGTGATAGCAAAATGCAAGGAAATTGGGGTGAACTGGTTCTGGAACGTGTACTCGAAAAGTCTGGATTAGAAAAAGGACGTGAATACGAAGTTCAACAATCACATATCAATGGAGACGGTCAACGTGTTTATCCTGATGTGGTAATTAATCTTCCTGATGGCAAAAAGATGGTTGTCGATTCTAAAGTTTCCTTAACTGCATATGAGAAATACATTAATGAAGACGATGATGTAGCTAAAACAGGTTATTTAAAAGAGCATGTAAATTCTATAAAACGTCATGTTGAACAATTGGGAGATAAAAATTATCAGGATTTATATCAAATAGAAAGCCCTGATTTTGTTTTATTGTTTATCCCAATGGAACCTGCATTTGCCATAGCGCTCAACGAAGATACTTCGTTATACAACAAAGCATTCGAGAAAAACATCGTTATTGTAACGCCTTCAACTCTATTGGCCACTTTACGTACTATAGACAGTATGTGGACCAACCAAAAACAACAGGAAAATGCCTTTGAAATAGCACGTCAAGCGGGTGCTCTATATGATAAATTTGAAGGTTTTGTTGCCGATTTAATAAAAATTGGAAAAAAAATAGATGAGAGTAAAGTTGAATATCAAGGTGCTATGAATAAACTGGTAGACGGAAAAGGAAATTTAATCATTAGTATTGAAAAACTTAAAAAAATGGGTGCCAAGGCCAAAAAAGCCCTTCCGGATAGTATTCTAAAAAGAGCCGAAACCGATGAAAACTCGCTTATAAACTAA
- a CDS encoding RNA polymerase sigma factor has protein sequence MKENIEPYIKKCVENDREAQLKVYQLFSPVLYGLCLKYMRNEDDAKDVFQEAFVIAFQKIGQYKFEGSFEGWIKRIFINKLLETLKKKKKDVLFLDVFDAEIVEEEELELAPVEHEKLLEYIQELPDQYRMVFNLFIFEKMKHKEIAKLLQITEGTSKSNLNRAKSILKKRILAVLNCKIA, from the coding sequence TTGAAAGAAAATATAGAACCATATATTAAAAAATGTGTCGAAAACGACCGGGAAGCACAACTGAAAGTATATCAGTTGTTTTCTCCCGTTTTATATGGGTTATGTCTTAAATACATGAGAAATGAGGACGATGCCAAAGATGTTTTTCAGGAGGCTTTTGTAATTGCTTTTCAAAAAATAGGGCAATATAAATTTGAAGGAAGTTTTGAAGGTTGGATCAAGCGTATTTTTATTAATAAGTTACTGGAAACATTAAAGAAAAAGAAAAAAGATGTGCTGTTTTTGGATGTTTTTGATGCCGAAATAGTAGAGGAAGAGGAATTAGAATTGGCTCCAGTTGAACATGAAAAATTATTAGAATACATTCAAGAATTACCAGATCAATACCGAATGGTTTTTAATTTGTTTATTTTCGAAAAAATGAAACATAAAGAGATAGCAAAATTGCTCCAAATTACAGAAGGCACATCGAAATCTAATTTGAATAGAGCCAAGAGCATTCTAAAAAAAAGAATTTTGGCTGTATTAAATTGTAAAATAGCATAA
- a CDS encoding protease complex subunit PrcB family protein, whose protein sequence is MKNLILMLFTTLSLYSCTDPSDNNNTIDCGKVTNVMYESFSYCGVLKENPKQPSFIIVNSNEDIQKLFTTCQTTDVALPDFSQKRVLGLLAGQKPTGGYTIKIQSVVEDNCQIVVEYFEQEPKKDDFVTTVLTYPADYVVLPKSNKPIFFKKVNPINDYVVVGTYFGECSGADCQQFFRIENEKVLRYLRVNYDSYDFNQYGYKALGFKDDFAAFLLKIPTEIKDLKGQTKTFGSPDSHDQGGVYFEWSQGGVVTKVYLDVDNSADQTQNIILFKKVIQDKILELKTKV, encoded by the coding sequence ATGAAGAATTTAATTTTGATGTTGTTTACTACCTTAAGTCTTTATTCATGTACTGATCCATCAGATAATAATAATACGATTGATTGTGGCAAAGTCACTAATGTTATGTATGAGAGTTTTAGTTATTGTGGTGTTTTGAAAGAGAACCCAAAACAACCTTCTTTTATAATTGTAAATTCTAATGAAGATATCCAGAAACTGTTTACAACGTGTCAAACTACAGATGTGGCACTGCCTGATTTTAGTCAGAAAAGAGTATTAGGTCTTTTGGCAGGACAAAAACCAACAGGTGGGTATACTATAAAAATTCAATCGGTGGTTGAAGACAATTGTCAAATTGTGGTAGAATATTTTGAACAAGAACCCAAAAAGGATGATTTTGTAACTACAGTTTTAACTTATCCTGCAGATTATGTAGTACTTCCAAAATCAAATAAACCTATTTTCTTTAAGAAAGTTAATCCAATTAATGATTATGTAGTTGTTGGAACTTATTTTGGTGAATGTTCAGGTGCTGATTGCCAGCAATTTTTTAGAATAGAAAACGAGAAAGTACTTCGTTATCTAAGAGTGAATTATGATTCTTATGATTTTAATCAATATGGTTATAAAGCATTAGGTTTTAAAGATGATTTTGCAGCTTTTCTTTTGAAAATTCCAACTGAGATTAAAGATCTAAAAGGTCAGACAAAAACATTTGGTTCACCTGATTCTCACGATCAAGGAGGTGTTTATTTTGAATGGAGTCAAGGAGGTGTTGTGACCAAAGTATATTTAGATGTAGATAATTCGGCAGATCAAACCCAAAATATTATTCTTTTTAAGAAAGTAATTCAAGATAAAATTTTAGAATTAAAAACCAAAGTATAG
- a CDS encoding acyl-CoA thioesterase, giving the protein MDKTFKTVASSYISISELMLPSHSNFSGKIHGGYILSLLDQVAFACGSKFSGNYCVTASVDTVNFLSPIEVGELVTMKASVNYVGKSSMIIGIRVEAENIQTGNIKHCNSSYFTMVAKDSEGKSVTVPGLILSTFDEVRRFCNCLKQIALKKEKDLHEEIFDYSSKDTLLALTKYNIKLELDSNIPIGKSE; this is encoded by the coding sequence ATGGATAAAACTTTTAAGACTGTTGCCTCATCATACATTAGTATATCTGAATTAATGTTGCCTTCTCATTCCAATTTTAGCGGAAAAATACATGGAGGTTATATTTTATCACTTCTGGATCAAGTTGCTTTTGCTTGCGGTTCTAAATTTTCCGGAAACTATTGCGTAACGGCTTCAGTAGATACAGTCAATTTTTTAAGTCCTATTGAAGTAGGTGAATTAGTAACCATGAAAGCCTCAGTGAACTATGTTGGAAAAAGTTCTATGATTATAGGTATTCGTGTAGAAGCCGAAAATATTCAAACAGGAAATATAAAACATTGCAATTCCTCTTATTTTACAATGGTTGCCAAGGATAGTGAGGGTAAAAGCGTAACTGTTCCCGGTTTGATCCTTTCTACCTTTGATGAAGTGCGAAGATTTTGTAATTGCTTAAAACAAATAGCATTAAAAAAAGAAAAGGACCTACATGAAGAAATCTTCGATTATAGCTCAAAAGATACACTTTTGGCGTTAACAAAATACAATATTAAACTCGAATTAGATTCCAATATCCCTATCGGAAAATCAGAATAG
- a CDS encoding 6-phosphogluconate dehydrogenase, whose amino-acid sequence MKKFLVLIIALITIGNLIYFAFIYYVPVSDGIRSGELIRLSHKGIIIKTWEGELSQGVSGSQIFKFSILDSNKEVIESMKNLQGHYVKLTYVEKYRTFVWWGETRFFITSIQKEKSPFNPK is encoded by the coding sequence ATGAAAAAATTTCTAGTCCTAATTATAGCATTAATTACCATTGGCAATCTAATTTATTTTGCCTTCATTTATTATGTTCCTGTTAGCGATGGAATCCGATCTGGAGAATTGATTCGATTAAGCCATAAAGGAATTATCATAAAAACATGGGAAGGAGAATTGAGCCAAGGAGTATCCGGCTCTCAAATCTTTAAATTTTCTATTTTAGATAGTAACAAAGAAGTGATCGAAAGCATGAAGAATCTTCAAGGACATTATGTAAAACTTACCTATGTAGAAAAATACAGAACCTTTGTCTGGTGGGGAGAAACCAGATTTTTTATAACATCAATACAAAAGGAAAAATCTCCTTTTAACCCAAAATAA